In the Nerophis ophidion isolate RoL-2023_Sa linkage group LG19, RoL_Noph_v1.0, whole genome shotgun sequence genome, one interval contains:
- the tspan7b gene encoding tetraspanin-7b produces METKPVITCLKTLLIVYSFVFWITGAILLAVGVWGKLMLGPYISLIADNSTNAPYVLIGTGTVIVVFGLFGCFATCRGSPWMLKLYAMFLSLVFLAELVAGISGFVFRHEIKGTFHRTYTDAVLNYNAEDEASRAVDNLQHRLRCCGVYNYTSWFASVYYPPNGMPASCCMNASDCNPIDLRNATVAPNKVYHQGCYELVTSFMETNMAIIAGVTFGIAFSQLIGMLLACCLSRIITANQYEMV; encoded by the exons ATAACGGGGGCCATCCTGCTGGCGGTGGGAGTATGGGGGAAGTTGATGCTGGGCCCTTACATCTCGCTCATCGCCGACAACTCAACCAACGCCCCCTACGTCCTCATCGGCACCGGGACCGTCATTGTCGTTTTTGGCCTGTTTGGATGCTTCGCCACGTGCAGAGGAAGCCCATGGATGCTGAAGCTG TACGCCATGTTTCTGTCGCTGGTCTTCCTCGCTGAATTGGTGGCCGGGATTAGCGGATTTGTCTTCCGCCACGAG ATTAAAGGAACATTCCACAGGACGTACACTGACGCTGTGCTCAACTACAACGCTGAGGACGAGGCCAGCCGTGCTGTTGACAACCTGCAACACCGA CTGCGCTGCTGCGGCGTCTACAACTACACCAGTTGGTTTGCCAGCGTCTACTACCCGCCCAACGGTATGCCCGCCAGCTGCTGCATGAACGCCTCGGACTGCAACCCCATCGACCTCCGTAACGCGACCGTGGCCCCCAACAAAGTCTACCACCAG GGATGTTACGAGCTGGTCACTTCCTTTATGGAGACCAACATGGCCATCATTGCAGGTGTGACGTTTGGCATCGCCTTCTCTCAG ctGATTGGCATGTTGCTGGCCTGCTGTCTGTCCAGGATCATCACAGCCAATCAGTACGAGATGGTCTAG